One Streptomyces umbrinus genomic window, TACTGGGGAGGCCCGGGTGGAGTCGAGTGACGTCCCGGCGCGGGACGACCACCCGGAGGTCATCCCGTCCGAGGTCGATCCGGACGTCGAGTGCGTCCGGATCGACCGAACGGACGACCGCGCCGGACCGCCACCGTCCCCCGATCTCCCGGAAGAAGGGTCAGGGCCCCCGTCGGCGCCGGCCGTGGAGGGCAGAAGGCTCTGCCCCGAGGGCTATCTACCGCGGCGACGGCACCGCGACTACACCCTGGACGGCAAACGAGTCGTCAGCGACTCCCCGCCGATCCCCAACCCTGACGACCCGCCCGTTCGGCGGCCAAGGCCATAGTGATGGATCAGGCGATCGAGCCGGGCGGCCGGGTCGGCATAGAGTTCCTGTCCCGGTCGATCGGTGTGTCCGCCACTCCCGTGTGCGAGGCGCTTGCCTGCCTCGAGACGGACGGCCTGGTCGTCAAGCGTCGCTCTCGGGCCACCGCAACACCGAACTGCTGGAGCGGCGAGGGGTGGAGAAGCTCTTCGATATGCGGCTCTTTCTGGAGCCGCGGGCCGAGCTCCGGCCGTTGAGCAGGTCGACGATGCGGCGGCCGTCGCTATCACGTGGGGGCGTGCCGTTGAGACCGACTCGATCAGGCGAGGCCCTCGCGGTCCTGTCCGCCTGTGGCGCGCCGCAGGCACGTCAGGACGGAGCCACCCGGGCCGGCCGGGTCAGGCGCAGCTCTCTGCTTCTTAGAAGAATTTGCTCCCGAGCGTGTCGGCGCCTCGCGGCGGCGGCGGCGATGGGTGCGGCGGTTGTTTGGTCCCCCGCCACCAGCG contains:
- a CDS encoding GntR family transcriptional regulator, which encodes MDQAIEPGGRVGIEFLSRSIGVSATPVCEALACLETDGLVVKRRSRATATPNCWSGEGWRSSSICGSFWSRGPSSGR